Genomic DNA from Prunus persica cultivar Lovell chromosome G1, Prunus_persica_NCBIv2, whole genome shotgun sequence:
ggaagaaaaatatcattaattcaatcggtactaattttttttttttaatcatacagttttaaaataaaaagagtaataataataaagcaaTATATATTGGGGGAGGGAATTTTCTCACACACTCCCTTGCAATGTGTGACATAGTGGTTTGAACATGAAATCACTAGCCTGCAAGTCATTAACCCTTTCTACTCGGCTAGACTCTGTTGGTAATCATacttattaaatatatattttttagtattttaaaGCAGTCATCTTTAAACCCCAGCCCCTATCTCCCAAAAAACACTTATAGAGTCGTTTTCACTTTGAGGGGGGGGAGGAAAATATTGTTCTTCCTCCCCTTTCCCCTCtccctttttctcttcctcccTATCTTCTTCACTCATTTTTAGAGATAAAAGGTTTTCCCTATCTATTTTCggtttgttatgattttcctccAACTATCATAGATGGCTAAGATTCAGCGTTGGATCTCCACTTGTGTTTGGGCGTCGGATCTCCAACACCATCCTTTTTGCGGTTTCTTTATGCTTGGAATAAGTTACAAAAACTCTTTGGGTTCAtagtgtagttttcacctcttcttttgtgagagcttttcactTCTCATTTGTGaaagcttttcatctctcatttGTGatagcttttcatctctcatttgtgatagttttatttgtattgttatgacttagttttttcaagctttatctctttttgatTATTCttagtttgcaatcttagttagGATGCatatgccagagtttcttcaATCCTGCATGATCGTTAGTAGAGGCACACCAAattatcttaattttgatgttagaccCCGCCTTTATTGTAATGCCtctttgtggctagtttgtattggccctTTGTGGCTAATGACTTTTTTTGGCtcaattatgaatgcaatccttGAATTtatccacacacacacaaaaaagacTCATAGTTTCAACTATTTACTGAATTAATGTTTACTAACTTAGAATAAGGAAAGTCATGAATCTTCAACAATAATATTACCTTACAACATGTTTACTAATATGTAATTTGATTatgaggaattgaattgaggaggagttggatttaggagaattagattccgGATTTCTATTAAAGTTATTTACTAAATCATATGAATCGAGAGGAGTTAGATTACGGATTCTTAAATCATATGGAATTGGGGTAGGAGTGattctaattattattattattttttttttatcaaggAAAGATGACTGTATTGAAACAACAATGTCAGGgtataaaaagtaaaaattggaCATTAGTAATGCAACAAGAGTgccctcgttaaaaccttgccttTAAAAACCACAAATAGAGGAAGTGAttctaattactaaaatatcctcgttgttgggttaaagtatatggtaaatttaaaaattatatgaggatataatgggtaaaaaagatgaattcctaATGGGTTAGTTCTCCATGAATTAGAAACCACCTCCCacccaaaaattaaattcctccaaaattaggaattgaattcctaattttgtgtgggccatacttactttttattttcttagtgTGAAGTAAACAGAGGAATtgtggaattcaattcctgattATTAAACACACGATTAATATTtactaagagcatctccaaccgaTGTGTCAAACGTGCCACATAAACATTTtagaaataacatctcacatcactCCAACTGATGTGTCAAAACTGATGTGAAATGAAGGTTAGAGGTtaagatgttatttttgacatcttaaaagcaagatgtcaaatgaatattttattaaattttcttttcttttctttttaattaaaaaagaatcaacactaaaatgtaataaaataataatttaatttgacattTCGGGTGGAGTGTAAAGTTTTGTaagatgtcaaattgccacatcagccatcaaatttaaatttgatgtttggtagTTGACATCTCCCTTAAAGATGTTGTAAGAGTATCTCCAGCCAATGTGTCAAAAGTGCCACGTAGAaatttaacaattaaaaataataatttaatttgacatattaGGCGGAGTGTAAAGCAGTGTAAGatgtcaaattgtcacatcagctatcaaatttaaatttgataattGATATTTGACATCTatcttggagatgctctaagaaaatcatcaattaaaaAAGTTAGTGTTTtaccatattttatttatttattataatgcTTGTTTTTCCAGataacagaaaattaaattgtaattaaaaaagctTTGTTCAAGAAAAAGTCGGGACTTTTGTAGCAAAAAGAAAtacttaaaaatatttatctctCGTTTGACCTTTTCCAAAAATCCCTAGAAACATAGGATTTGTAATTAagtagtgttttttttttttttttttttttttggcaattaGTAACTAACTAGtttaaaacaaacagaaaaagagaaacattatagagaaattaaaaaccgTAACGTCGCCGCTCTTGCAAGTACTGGGCACCAAATTTCTTCCCGTCATCTTTGTAAAGATAATCTTCCTGCGTCTGCTGCAGGTAGGGCTGCGAACTGGGATTCTCTTTCTCTGGGTTGCCCTCGCTGCTTTTCCTTGTATCTTTCCTTTgctcataaaaaattaaaatttttttttaaaaaaacactgTGCAGTCGACTGAAGTCCTCAAACCTGACGAAGTGTAGTGATGCTTTTGGCTTTATCTTAGGGTTCATTGTGCAAACTCGATCTCTCGCGTCGCTTGGATTTAGGTAAGAAATAACATCAAGATCCCTCCTGAGAAAACACCGGAAAGctatttacttttttattgCGCTAATTTTAAAGTCTCTGTTTTtagtgtttgttttttgtttctcactgattttgggtttttgttattttgttcaGAGAAAGTGTAAAACTTTGGATCttcgttgtttttttttcttcttttcctgtATTTTCTCAGCCCAACTTTTGGTTCCCGAGAAAAcccgggaatttttttttactgtgcTGAATTTCAAGTGTTAAACTTTACTGCTTTGATTATGGTTTAATGATGGtgggttttgttattttgtttaaagaaaGTGTAGGAATCAGGATCGTCactggtttttcatttttctgtattttctGAGAAACCAAACGGGGGTTGTTCTGTTCCATCAACATTACAGAATTGTGGGTCACAATGCATGCTCTGATATTTGCATTATCgatatatgattttgtttctaCGTGTTTTGAAGCAGAAGCTTGGTAGTGCAACGTCTCAGTTACTGACTTGGAAGTAGTGTGGGGAGAGGCGAAGAGGGTTTTTTGTGTGCTGATTGTTGGTAAATGGCGCCTTATAAGGGGATACGAGAGCTCAACAGTTTAAAGAAGGATTATGAGGGAGATTGTGAGGATGACAAGAGGTTGGccaggaggaggaagagaaagtGCATTGCTGATAGGAATTTTGAGCCCAAATCCTGGTTCAGTGCCacgaagaaaagaagagacaGTAGTATCCAAGGGGAAGAAGAAATGGCGGATAAGGATTTTGAGAAATCATTGAATGGTTTAGATCTTTATGGTGATTgggttgatgatgatgtggaTCCTGACTATAAGAAGTTCTTGGAAAATCTGACGGAAGATGGAAGCTCCTATGTACTGGTGGTTGTTCGAGAGAATGAGAATTTAGAGCTGATAAAGTTTGAACAAGAAGATGGGGAACTAGATGAGACCATTTTAGATACCCCAGAAACTTTGAAAAAATCTCAGATGAAAAAGAAGactgaaataaaaaaagcttTGAGGGGTGGTATAAAGAGGGAACAAATTTATTGCTTTAACGATTCTGTTATTCCTTTGAATAAAGAAGAGTTTAAGAGCCCAAGATCTGTTAGGTATGCTATGAGTAAAAAAACAAGGGGAATTCAGGAAGATTCAGAGGGTCtgtcaaagaaaaagagttcAGGGGTGAAGAAGAATGTAAATGTGGAAGCTCCGGATCCTGTTTCTGATAGGACAAAAGGGCGTTCTAATAAAATCCATGGTTTAGAGGTTCCCACTACTCGAGAAACTTTAAAAAGTTATcatgtgaagaagaagaatgtaaATAAGAAAGGTGCAGATGGTGGGACAAAGGGGCTTCCTGTTAAAACACCTCATTTGGCTGAGAGTGGACACAACCATGGAGCTGCGTCTGATCAAATAGACACGGACATGGACTATCAAGAGTTTCTAGATGGTCTAAGAAAATATGGTGGAAAAGTGGTGTATACACCTACAACTGGTGGACCAGTGGCAGTTGTACTTGAGGAGGATGTAGAGAGTAAAAATGAGTATTTTACCTCATTTACGGCAGTATGCATCTTCCCCCGTTTCatctttcatttgtttttctagTTTATGCTATCACGTGCATACACACGCACACATATACACACGTGCATGCgtagttttattaatttgtggcttctgattattttttaatggttGTTTCTACTTTTAattctttgaaaataaaaaggtggACGTAGACAGTGGGTGGTGTGTTGAAACTTGTGATACAAGTCATGCCCAGTTTAGGAAGGGGCTTATGAAGGATCTTAAACGGCCTTATGACCAAGAAGAGTATAAAAGGCTTTTGAAAGAACTGACCCTACGAAGGCCAATAAATCACGACAGAAATCTGCGCAATGGAAGAACAAAATCCTACCCAGTTGCAGGGAAATTAGGAGCTTCATATCGAGAGCAGCACATAGGTTGGTTTTCTTTATAATGCATTTGTTTTCCCATGCTTGCAGCTGTCcctttttgggggggggggggcggTGTTGGGGTTTACATGTGGGGTATGctgaatatgaaaatttttgtGGCTGCTGATTATTTAGGAGGTCTAGGATTTTTTATGCTCCACTGCGTATACATGTTAAATGAACTGAATTGGGCATTGAGTATATAATGTGGTCTGATCCCTTCCTTTAgattcatattttatattgtttacATTTTAATACCAGAAGTACAAAGATTTAGATGCTTCACACGCTATTATGCATGTTTAGATTATATAGAACTCTGATTCTTGTTGATTGGGAAGTTCTCTAGTAGAATCCTCATGCCTCTCCTTGCAACCTTTTGAGGGATGAACTGGGGCCTTATTAGATTTGGTCTCCAGAGTTCGATTGGACCCATTATGGGTCTATCCTGCTACGTTTATCCCTTAACTATTTGTACTTATATTGCCTGGTTTaggtttaaattttaatgactTAAAGTTcagtaatatatttatttgcaTATATTGTAAATTGATTGATGGTGTAAGGCCTTGTTGTCTCTGTAATCCCGTTGTCTTTGCGTACTGCCTTTTAGCTCATTTAATGAGGACTGCTATCTTAAGAGAGGTGTAGGGCATCTTTTTTGGAGTGGGAGTGTTTTCCAACATGACTTCTTTAATGactaaaaattattattattcttttttcatgtgcCATGGTTTCTTTGAAACTTATTGTTTCAGATGCTTCTGTGTACAACTTACCAGTTTTgcattatttcaattttattgtatttaacTTCTAatcaatttgttttctaatcTTGCAGTCCTGGCAAGAAAGATTGATGCTGCTGGTAGCGACCGCCCTAGAATTTTGAATCTTTTGCGTGGATTTTTCTACTGGCTGAAGGTTAGTTTGTTTTATATCTTGTTGCATGTGTGTGCTTGGTACAAGGGTATCTTGTCAGCTGAATTATTTATTGAGCAAACCATCCATTAGAAAAAGGTAGGAAAAGGATTTGTTGTAATGTGGCAGTTGCTACTTGACATTCAATCCAGTGATACACTGACTAAAATTTTGTTGGGGTTGATTGCAATTTTTGTTCAGTTTCCAATACCCATGTTGacataagaatttttttttcaaagtacTGGGGGGGATTTTCATTTATGAACAAGGGAGGCAAAGCCCCAGAAAACAACCAACTAACCTACATCAGAACAAATCAAACGAGATCTAGCAAATCCTAACAAATCATCAGCTAACAGGGAACTAATCCAAACAGGAGCGTCCTCAAACACACAAGCCCCTAAATCCATATTGTAGCTCCAACTAGCCAGGCCATATGCAACACAGTTCTTCTCTCTGTGTTGAACATTACAATCACCAATCTGCATTTGATCACAGCAGCTACTAACCAAAGCAGCATTCATCACGCACATGGCGTATGCACAGATTGACATGCCTTTACATTGTTGTTTATACTTTGGTGCATGAATTTGCATGTGTTACTTTGCATCATGCACATTTTCTCTATCAGTTATGCCCAGTGACGACTATTGCATTCTCTTCTAGTTGCATCGATCTGTctaattgttttaaatttttgttagaatGTGGCGCAAGAAGGATGCTTCTGTCCTTGGAGTGACTCATCTTGTTTGAAGCTGTTGCCTCAAGCTGATAGAAAAAGGAAGTTTAGCCGCATGTAGGACTTCTTGCATTATCTTCAGATTGCGACGGAAGCGCAGTTGTACAGATTAGGCTACAGCTGGGTAAGGTGTTAGCATGAAAGTTGTCAGGGATTCAAAGTGGCACATTTTACAGCTGCATCATGCGATGCAAGTATGCTATGGTTTAGGAATTTTTGTGAATGATGCATACTTTTGTTCTCACAAATGGAGTACAATCTGCTAACTGTATATTAAAACCATATTTGACTCTCGAAGTCAGAcgtatatttttctttttctccataaAAGTTAACCTTCAATGATTAAGAACAGATAGAAGGGAAGCCGTTTTCATACGACAgtctaatataaaatatacattTTCTTTCTCCAGCCAGTGAGCTTGGATCTTATCATTGTACATCCTGAGGTTGGATATCATTGTTATTGAACATAATGCGAGGCTTGCCCATGCTGAAGTTGAGGACTCTTGCATCCATGTTGTATTTAATTTCTCCATCATATAGCAGCTTCCTTATGTAGTGCTCTATATCCGAACCAATCAGACGCAGAGTATATTCTGTCAATGGGGCACCCTGATTTTTACACCAAATAATATAAATGCCTCAACAAGGAAAAGAACCTTCAACGCTAGAAACAATTCAAGATTTAAGAGGAATATGGGTTTTGTGTGCAATTCAAGATTTAAGTCTTGCTTTTCAAGATGTAGATGGCAGTCATGGGGAAGGGGGTCATAATTTAAgtgattaaaaatatttactcTTGCATCCGAGATTATAGGTTGAATTCGCTCCTCTCCTAACTTactttgtataaaataaaataaaaaataaaaaaagtagtcATGGGACTTAAATTTACCTCATAGTGATCTACAAGCTCTTGGAAGTAGGAGTAGACCTTATTGCAGGTCTCAGAAGTCCACACAAACTCCTTGGTGGGGTCCAGGATAATGGTGAGCTTATCCATCTGTGTCTGATCAAAAGCACAGGTTTCTGGGTCAATGTAAGCTGCATAGATCCTCACATGCCTCGTCACACTGCTAAGCCAATCCCCTCCATATTCTCTGCCCATGTTCTTGCTCTGCACATTCACTTGTTTTTCCACTGGCCTTGGTGTGGTTCCCTTTGGctttattttctcctttttcaacCCTTTCCCTTCCTGCACCTCCACCTCTTGTGGTTCTTGGACTTCTGGCTGCTGAGCTGCTGATATGGAAAACCCCCTTCTCTTTCCCACTTCTTTCCTCCCTCCTCCAACATAACCCAACATGGAAAACTTTGCCAAAGCCATAGAAGAGGAAGTTGCTGCCATGGCTGAATGCAGGGAGCTATAATTGCCCTGTGGCCCAAATTTCTCAATCTTTTatgtagttttgtttttatgtaatgatgttgcttttgggtaccaaATTTTTGGGAAATACGGAAGGCCAATAGGCAATGATGATGTTCCGCGTATTTATGAGGATAAGATTGAGTTGCGTGGGGTAAAAATGAACAGGCAATTAGCAGCCATATCACATATTCACTTCCAGTTTTGTTTTATCGAAAATGAATTATTAACTAATTACGCAGAAGATCCACAATAATTCTCAGCTCCTTCAACATTCAGAAAAAAATTCAGGCTCAGGGGAAAACTCGCATTGAAAACAATCTCATTTTAACACTTGTAATTTTACAGTATACAATGTACAaggaaatttataaaaaaaatctcaatttcttagtgaagaaaaaaaaaaatctataacTAATACATCTGAAACTGATGAATTGGCTAAAATATCAGCTGGGCTATGGTGTACAAAGGATTCTCCCGGATCTGCCTCCTAATTTCTTCCAGTATTTACTCGAACCACATTTACAACAAACTAATTACTCCATGGCATATAGCTTGTGTGCCGTCCCTCTTCAGCTGCCACTGTTACAAGATGTTTGTCTTCGGACTCCTATCCAGTAAACGAACCGGTTTAATTAGCTCATCAAGATCATCTAATTCTAATTCAGAGGAATCACTGTCGCACGATGCAGCTTGCTCGTTTATTGGATCGTTGCTTTCTCCGGCCTCCTCATCACTAGCATCAATGCTAATGAAATCAGCAGCCCTTCCATCATCAAATATGTCATCACCATTTTGTGCACAGTGCTTTCCAGACACTGCTCTCGGCTCAGAAAAATTGATATCCTTGGATACAAAGTAACGGCCCCAAgcatttttttgttctcttgttcgtttccttttctttccctttgttCGGTTTCTGGGGTGGTGAAGCTTGCATTTAGGACCTTGAGGACAGGTTCCAGTTGCTTCAAAAGACGGGCAGACATAGCTGTGCTTCTTCCGGCACTGTGAgggagatatatatattctatttTACTTATTCCAACATTAGTGTATGTTTTTtgttcagagagagagagagagagagagagggtgaaaACCTAATATACGAGAAATGCACCTATTTTCCACATATCTATAATTTAACAAATTATACTCAACACATCCACCTATCCTATTACCAAAACATCCTTAATAAAAAGGATGATGTACCCATTGAACCATACGTCCAAATGAGTGttcaaaaatttatttccCACAAAATCAATATGCATGCTTGATGCGTCCACTACAGTTAACTTTCTACTCTCCTCTTCCATCAACCATTCCACTATCTTCCCATACACCCCAACCAGTTTTTCCTATGGCATGTCCAAATGAATGTGGGAAAGGAATGTTTGAAAATTCCTTTCCCACATAATCAATATGCATCCCCACATGCCACATGCACAAATTAAACTAACAGATTAGCCTTCGTACTAACAAGAGAAATGAGTCACAGATTCAAACCAATATAAagatcaaaacaaacaaaaagaaagttgtATATAATAAAACATTACCTCATTCCCGTCAGCACAATATCCCTTAAGAAATCCTTCACAAGTAGATGCCTTTGGATTCACATTTACATGTCTGTAAGGACAATTTTCATTGGAGCACAAACCTGCCAGGAAACCTGTTAgaatttttcatttccattAATACCTTAAATAGCACAATGTTACCAGAATGCACCTTGCAAAAAGTAAGAACAGTCCTGCATTCTTTCTGGAATGACCTGCATGAAGATAAAtataaatagagaaaaaaaagaaggtaaaatatcggaaaagaaatataaagatCTGCTGTAGATCACGTGAAGTCCTATCACATGGTAAACCTTATGAGTCAACTTGCAGTTGGGATTGGAACACAACCCCTTCAGAAACTTTGTGCAGACTGCAATTTTAGAGGGATCATGAATATAGGGGCATTTTCCATCATCCTTGTTGCACTTCCCAAATCTCGTAAAAAACTGACAGTACTTCCGCTTTTTTGCCAACCGCAGTCTGGCAGTGTGCAAACTCCATCGAACTCTTTCACTAGCCAATATGCGAGTTCGTTTCTTCGGATTTCTGATAAGCTGATTACCATTGCCAATCCGCACATATCTGCCAAAATGGGAATGCATTTATATCTGACAACTTAAAAGCTTAAGAGGAGAGTAACTATAACTTGGAGGTTTCTACGTCAACACAATCAACTGGCATTCACATTTGCTCGTATTAATTGCAGCAATCTATGTACTCTATTTCAAAGCATAAACTAAAGCAACTTACTCATCATTGCCGATCACCAATCTCCTTGGAACATAAGATCTCTTGGCATCCTTTTCTGGATTGAGCACAGCAGAGCTTGATGATTCGTCATCTACACAGCATGAGTGAAGACTGTATGACAAATTTGCTGATAAGATATTATCAGAATAGAGTGTACATATCCCAAActgagagaaaaaagaaggctttgaaaaagaaaacacctAAAAGGTCAATCAGCTTAGAAATATTTCTCCGGACTCTGGACATACAGCTaaatataattcaaacaagaaaacaaaaaacagagtACAGTGTGTAGGCACATGCTGATAAACTATACATTTAACCTGCTAAATAATGTCAAAATCTTGTCGCAATAGAAATCAGCAGTTCCAAACTAGTCAGCAACCAGGGGCACATCATCAGCCCAAAGTTATACAAAgatatgaagaaagaaaaaaagtccCTCTCTTCCCACTTCCCAGTCACTTGGGAACTAGATGTGACTATCTACTCGCAAGGGGAAAAAAGGTTGAAACTTAAGAACATGTAGTGACCAGATCCAATgtccagaaaaagaaaaaagtaaacaaaGCTCCTTGTATATAGCACAAAAAGATGAGTAGGGCATGCAATATGCAGCTAAATTAAGTCCACCTGAAATTCTCTGAAGTGTTCGCCTTGAAGGATCCATTTTGTAACGGACAGAACCAATGCGGAATATACGTTTTCCTGCCATATCATGAGATACTTAATAATCAAGTAAACATCCTTTGAGAAACGACATATTGAAGGTGCACACCATATGCATTACAAAAAGCAAGAACTGCTCATGCATCTGAGACATCAGAATTATCACAAGGCTCACTACACTATGAACTGACTTACCCGATATATTATTTCTAAATTTAGACCCAGAACTAACGCAAGCAGCACCACTgtgttctcttttcttcttctctactGCAGCAACAGCACGTGTAGCTTCCTAGACAATGTTAAtacaaataattaatatgGAGAGGGAAAAAAGGGTTTCTGACTTGGCAACCATTACTTGACTTAAAAGAAAGGGGATAACTTTGAAGGGAAAAATAATAGCCTGCCTGTTCGTATATAGCAAAACTAACCTCATTAGCTTTCTTTGAGCGATTTTCAATGGATTTTGACCATTTTAAACTGGACCCACCAACACTTAATACTTTGTACATTCTAAGTGAAAATCCATGGGTTGACCTAGTGTATACAGTATCCCGCCTTCTTGACAGCAGCAGTTTTTTACTGAAAGAAGAGATTAATATTTGATCTGCTTAAGCAACATATCCAAATGTGATTAAAACTAAATGCAGCTtcaaagcaagaaaaaaatatatagcatACCTGATTGTTGATGCGGAACTATATTTGAAGTTGGAAGCCTGACTTTGCATGGAAGTCCTCCAGTGTCTTGCTCTTTTCCAAGGAAACAGGTGAGGCAATACCTTCTGATGGTCAAATGAATCACCATCATTGTTCGATGACTGTGTACCACGTGGCGTCCACACCAAAGAGTGTTTTCCAGTTTTACTTGTCTTTGCAATAACTGAAAATAGAAACCCCACTTGATTTTATCATGCCAGAGGTAATATGATTATAAAACATGGAAGGGGTTACCATACGAGAATGTCAAATTTGTAAAATGATATCATCACTGAAATGTGAAGCATGAAAAGAACTTAAGTTGGAAAAGGTTgcaaaaaaaaggaagcttAAATACATTTAACAAAGTTGGAAGAGGACAACAtcaaggaaagagaaaaacattCAGATGCATAACAGTTGGCAGTAATCAATAAATGAAATTGATCAAAGCTACTTTTGCCCAGATCCAGAaaatgcatttcaaaatattggTTGATGCCACCTATCAGTGTAAAAGAATATTATTGCAAGGAGAACACCTCATTGAAAAAGTTCTAATAGCATACCCTTTTGTGATCGCTTCTTGCCATATATTCTGCTGGGGACAATCTTAGAAACCTTTTGCACCTGTGAGTTTAAATTGTCATTGGACGTGATAACTGCCTGTTTAGCATGACCTTCTGAAGATGTCCTAATTAGCTGATTTTTGCGCCTCTTGTAGTAGCCGTCAAAGGATGAGTGTTGGATCTTATCAGTATTGTGGACGGGAAGGTCACAAGGACTGGAAGATGCAACCAACTGATTTAACTTGTGCTTTACATAGACAATATTCTTCGTATTTGAAGGCGCCGAATTTCCATCATGTAGTTCCGTCTGGTTTTCCAAACTGTTGAATGGACCACTATGATTTTCCTGAGTTTCAGAAGTTACCAGTGAGTCATTGACAACAATTTTTGCATCTTTAGTTTCCAAACAATTCATAGGATCTGACATATTTTCACCACTAAGAAGTGGCTCAGCCAATTGGGATGATGTACAAACCCCCAAAGAGATGGCATCACAAGTAGATAATTTGGCTCCATTGGGCAACGGGGGTCTGGGCCTATCAAAAGGAGCATTCATTTCTCCCGTTCTCATGAGACTTGGAGGGTTTTTAACATCAACCCTACTTTCAGATCCTGCATTCTTCTTCAACCCATCTATACCTAAAGAGTTCAACCGATAA
This window encodes:
- the LOC18789164 gene encoding NAD(P)H-quinone oxidoreductase subunit M, chloroplastic is translated as MAATSSSMALAKFSMLGYVGGGRKEVGKRRGFSISAAQQPEVQEPQEVEVQEGKGLKKEKIKPKGTTPRPVEKQVNVQSKNMGREYGGDWLSSVTRHVRIYAAYIDPETCAFDQTQMDKLTIILDPTKEFVWTSETCNKVYSYFQELVDHYEGAPLTEYTLRLIGSDIEHYIRKLLYDGEIKYNMDARVLNFSMGKPRIMFNNNDIQPQDVQ
- the LOC18788548 gene encoding uncharacterized protein LOC18788548, with protein sequence MAPYKGIRELNSLKKDYEGDCEDDKRLARRRKRKCIADRNFEPKSWFSATKKRRDSSIQGEEEMADKDFEKSLNGLDLYGDWVDDDVDPDYKKFLENLTEDGSSYVLVVVRENENLELIKFEQEDGELDETILDTPETLKKSQMKKKTEIKKALRGGIKREQIYCFNDSVIPLNKEEFKSPRSVRYAMSKKTRGIQEDSEGLSKKKSSGVKKNVNVEAPDPVSDRTKGRSNKIHGLEVPTTRETLKSYHVKKKNVNKKGADGGTKGLPVKTPHLAESGHNHGAASDQIDTDMDYQEFLDGLRKYGGKVVYTPTTGGPVAVVLEEDVESKNEYFTSFTAVDVDSGWCVETCDTSHAQFRKGLMKDLKRPYDQEEYKRLLKELTLRRPINHDRNLRNGRTKSYPVAGKLGASYREQHIVLARKIDAAGSDRPRILNLLRGFFYWLKNVAQEGCFCPWSDSSCLKLLPQADRKRKFSRM